The following proteins come from a genomic window of Sorghum bicolor cultivar BTx623 chromosome 3, Sorghum_bicolor_NCBIv3, whole genome shotgun sequence:
- the LOC110434223 gene encoding putative E3 ubiquitin-protein ligase SINA-like 6 — protein sequence MAPQEPEEGECTGAAKRRKAAAATDVSMELDILDCPVCYHPLRPPIFQCAVGHVVCSSCCAKLPDKCHCCSITTGYNRCHIIEHVVDSTKVPCMYSNLGCTEKITYYEKEDHAKVCPHAPCFCPEASCSFYGSTVELVEHFSAKHKWHSAKLSYNKAFRFRIAQGSTVLMGEDGHMFLVNMVVEAAGGVISVFSIQPHISESNFMCKLAVSCPEKSYAQCTQFQTRSSNLFDGLPKDCFTFVVPKLLLRGTSTNVTAMVSVTLIPP from the exons ATGGCGCCGCAGGAGCCGGAAGAAGGCGAGTGCACGGGCGCCGCGAAGCGGAGGAAGGCCGCCGCGGCCACCGACGTGAGCATGGAGCTCGACATCCTCGACTGCCCCGTCTGCTACCACCCGCTACGGCCGCCGATATTTCAG TGTGCTGTAGGGCATGTTGTATGCTCATCTTGTTGTGCCAAGCTCCCGGACAAGTGTCACTGCTGCTCCATCACCACGGGCTACAATCGGTGCCACATCATAGAGCATGTTGTTGACTCCACTAAAGTTCCTTGCATGTATAGCAATCTTGGATGCACTGAAAAGATAACCTACTATGAGAAAGAAGACCATGCGAAAGTCTGCCCTCATGCCCCATGCTTCTGTCCTGAAGCCAGCTGCTCTTTCTATGGATCAACCGTGGAGCTCGTGGAGCATTTCTCTGCCAAACACAAGTGGCATTCTGCCAAACTGTCCTACAACAAGGCATTTCGATTCCGCATTGCACAGGGCTCAACTGTCCTCATGGGTGAAGACGGGCACATGTTCTTGGTTAACATGGTAGTGGAGGCTGCTGGAGGTGTCATCTCAGTGTTCAGCATCCAGCCTCACATCAGTGAATCAAACTTCATGTGCAAACTGGCAGTCTCATGTCCTGAAAAGAGCTATGCTCAGTGTACTCAGTTTCAAACAAGAAGCAGCAATCTTTTTGATGGGCTACCAAAGGATTGCTTTACATTTGTCGTGCCAAAGTTGCTGCTCCGAGGTACCAGTACAAATGTCACAGCCATGGTGAGTGTGACACTCATCCCACCATAA